A region of Osmerus eperlanus chromosome 9, fOsmEpe2.1, whole genome shotgun sequence DNA encodes the following proteins:
- the LOC134026841 gene encoding phospholipid phosphatase 2-like — MMDQGKKIMLIVVDVLCVFAVALPSAILTIMFQPYLRGIDCEDKSISYPFRQATISHGTMAAVTISSSLIIITIGEAYLVYCKRLHSNSQFNQYLAALYKIVGTFLFGAGVSQSLTDMAKFTIGRPRPNFLAVCSPVVCSGFMPQINCTGNPRNVTESRLSFYSGHSSFGMYCMLFLALYVQARMQGKWTRLVRPTIQFFLIAFAVYVGYTRVSDFKHHWSDVVVGLLQGALIAVLNVRYVSDFYKSRPSRCLRPANPSENEHLECKPSLQPPDNQHSNHYNCSAPV; from the exons TTGCCCTACCCTCTGCCATCCTGACCATAATGTTCCAGCCATACCTGCGAGGCATCGACTGTGAAGACAAGTCCATCAGCTACCCGTTCAGACAGGCCACCATTTCCCATGGCACCATGGCTGCAgttaccatctcctcctccctcataaTA ATCACCATTGGAGAGGCGTACTTGGTCTACTGCAAGCGGCTCCACTCCAACTCCCAGTTCAACCAGTACCTGGCAGCTCTCTACAAGATAGTGGGCACCTTCCTGTTTGGAGCTGGTGTCAGCCAATCACTTACAGACATGGCCAAGTTCACCATAGGTCGGCCTCGACCCAATTTCCTGGCGGTCTGTTCTCCTGTCGTGTGCTCTGGGTTTATGCCTCAGATCAACTGTACCGGCAACCCTCGCAACGTCACAGAATCCAG GTTATCCTTCTACTCGGGCCACTCCTCTTTCGGGATGTACTGTATGCTGTTTCTAGCA ctgtACGTGCAGGCTCGTATGCAGGGAAAGTGGACCCGCCTTGTTCGACCTACCATTCAGTTCTTCCTGATTGCATTTGCAGTGTACGTGGGGTACACACGCGTGTCGGACTTCAAACACCACTGGAGCGATGTGGTGGTAGGTTTACTACAGGGGGCTCTCATTGCTGTGCTGAAC GTCCGCTACGTGTCAGACTTCTATAAGTCCCGCCCCTCCCGCTGCCTGCGACCAGCAAACCCCTCTGAGAACGAACATCTGGAATGCAAACCCAGCCTGCAGCCACCTGACAACCAACATAGCAACCACTACAACTGCTCTGCGCCTGTATGA